ATCCTGCATATACCATGTTGTGTAAGACGAGTATGGACATAAGATGGACAtaagaaacattttctgaaaattgaaaaaaggacaaagaagaGCTACAAAAGGTCCAAAATAGTTCAGGTGCTTTTTAGGAAGGCACAGACGAGGACTGAAAAACGAAAGGTTTCAAGGCACTTTAATCCCATAAATAAGTGTAAAAGCCTTTATTAATTCCAGCATGTTTTTCAGgggagaaaaaatataaaaatgcaagCCATCATCACGGTCTTGCTTTTACATTGAAACAGTTTGGGTTCTAGCCATGTTTTAATAAAGGCTTTTAACTTATTTGTGTCTTCAGAGTGCCTCAGACTCTTATTTCCTCTTTCTTCATGAGGAAGAGTGAATGAGCACCTGTGTTATTACTCCATTGGTCTGTTGTGTCCATTCATGATTTCCAGCCTCTCTTGCTGTCCCTAAAAGGGAGCACCACTGAATCATAGCTTTTACTTGTCATATGAGAATATTTGGAGTCTACTAGTCTACATCTGTTGTCAGCTTGCTGGAGTTAAGAAATGAGGTGGCCTTGTGTCCTGATCTGGTGATTTCACACTGAAGTCAGATTTAACTGAAAAGATGTCCAACATTTTTGGTGTGGATGAGGGTACACATGACTGCCCACTTAAACTGAAgcacttaaaaacaaacattggtTTTCACAATACAGCTGTTTCTTGGAGCAGGGACTGATTTAGACCTGGAACCTTTGTCTTATGGTCTCTTCAAATTCTCAGCGAGATAACTTGGCACATTGGTTCagtaaagataaaaacaattgTTTGAAAGACAAGGAATTTGATTTTAGTGTACACACCAGATACTGTGCTAACACCATTTGCTAACGCTATCCAGCTGAATTACGATACAATCTATTCAACGTCATATGTAAAGGGGAGGGGTTTTCATCTCATCTCTTTTCATTGTTCAGTTTACAGTGAAAGGATTCTGTAATGCAAGCACAAGCAAAACTATGTACTGTATTGTGGTAACAAAATATGACAGTGCATGTTTGTATATAGTGTATATAGTCAAATACCTTCTAGTGCAacagggtgaaaaaaaaaatctattgagCAACTGACTTTCTGCATAAGCAATGTGTAAATGCcctaaatatacagtatatttgcaCAGAATAGGCCTACAATTTCTCATGAGGTGTATGGTTTAAACAAATTCACATGATTATTTGAGCCATGTCTTATCATTGAATagtaattatttttaacaactGACTTGATAAATGGGCAGTTTTGAATTAAGAAATTCTTAAAAGGCTTTTGTAAAtcattgttttcctcttttactTGGTCCTGTAGTGTGATTTACTGTAATGTGCTTCATTTTGTGCGAGTAAAACCTCTGTGGGTTCTTTGTTCCCTCACTTGCTTGTATTTTTCGCTGTATTCGAAGCAATGGAACAGCTTTTTCTCATGTTTCAAGATATAACTGTTATTTAATGAGGAGACTGCAATTAAAACTAAACAACGATTCTAGACGGCTCTTGGTCTTTGTACTACATTTCCCAGCGTGCATTTCGTGGCTACGTAGGTCACATGACCTTACGTCTGTCAACATGAGTGGGCACTGCCGGGCAGGGAAGCAGCTGGATGAACGCTAACCGTGACCTGCAATTATTCATATTCagtttttaaatatacagaCAAGCCGTTTTTACTGGCGTTAAAGTTATGAGTAAACGGTATACGCGTTGTTTTTAACGTCCGAGAGGAGTTtgctagcttagcgttagcttAATGCAAGTAAGTAGTTAGCTTGGGGGCTAGCTAGGTGGGTGATAGCATCTCAACCGCTGCATCTCTTGTTTGCTATGGACGTTTGACCGTCGGTAAAATTTCACTTCTCACTGACTGACGCtatacaacacattttaaatcaactATAACAGTGGTTTTGACTATTCGAGCTACATGACACAGGTTTAGTTAGCTGTGGTGTTTGTTAGTAATGTTAGCTCGCAGAGTCCAGGTCAAGTCAGAAAAGGTTTTCACCGCTGTACCGACCCCCAAACCAGATATTGATTTATAATGTTGCAGTTCGGTTTTTAAAGAGTGCAGACGAGCCAGACACAGCTGCGTAGGACGCTACTGCAACTTCTAGTAACCTTTTTGAGCGACGGCTTTACTTCTCTCATGACACCAACAGCTATGGCTGTATGGATGCCTGAAGGAGAATGAGTGTGCGCTTGGAAGGGAGACGATGCCACCATCTTTCACGGAAGACTGTCCAGCTTAACATATCGATTAGCTGACCAACAACTACTGGAGAGGACCGGGAAGCACAAGGAGTCTGTGTGAGAAGCTCCTCTGTCGACTTAAAACAATTGTTTCGTCCAGCTCCTCTGTCCCATGGATGTTGTTAGTGGTGTCAATATGCTGCCCCAGCTCGGAGACGTGGCACTGGCGGCTCCAGGACGAGAAGGGCTGCCCGCTGTGTCCTTTACCAACACGTCGGTGTCCTCCAGCCCGACGCCAGGTACAGATAACCGGGGGTGCGAGAATGGCGCCCTGATGGACTCGTTTGGGATTTTCCTGCAAGGACTCCTCGCTATGGTGGCTTTCAGCACGCTGATGTGTGAGTATGACCCGAGGTCTGCCGTGTTGTGTGTCAGATATCTGACTCCAGCTGCTGATTGAACTCGACAATTATCCAATAGCCTCCCTCAGTTAATCAGATGCGCTATTGATCTCAGCTGGGAGGCTCATGCCCAAGTCTGTAACAGCAAAAGGCGACCAATAATAAGACAGAGAGGCTTTGTGTATCTTGTAAAGATAAATGCAGAGGTTTCTCTTCACTACAACACTACTGCTGGTGACTTCTCTTGTTGAACTTGTTGGCTGTGGTTATGATAAAAGCTGCCTACACTCTACACTTGCTGGCACATGTTTGACCTTTCCTGCTATTCTGCCCCTCTCAGCTTAAAACTTAATCATGAAAATTCCTAACAGGAAACTGCTGTggttttcacaaaatgtttttgctttgcaAGAGTCTtctgttctttattttaaaaaatcatcaaataaaGGGAGCAACGACAGGGGGGTAGACTATTTCTTACCTTCAATATGTGTGTTGGAGATTCTCAAACTGCTTTGcaggcaacaaaacaacagacaacTTCTGCTCAGTTAGGTAGACTAGTTAAAGGGACTGTTCCTTAATATAACCTGCAGCTGCTTCCCGGTAATATTCATGCTAATTTCTCTTTACTGACAGTATTTTGTAGGAGCTAGTATGTGTGTATTTCAAAAGCTTATATTTAGATAGCAGGGACACATGGCATGGAAAGAATATTCACACTTAGGGTTTGGCCATGGTTCCATTCAGTCAGTGTCTGGCACAGCACTGACGGCTGCATGACCTAATGAGAGCAGTCTCACTTTTGTACGTCCCAGCAGCTTTGCAGCAGCTTGGAATCATCAGCGTTTtagtgcttcttttttttttgtgctgttttacttttgtgCTGGAGGCAGAAGGAGTAGGCCTCCGCCTATGTTGACATCTCGCCCAGCTGCACGCAGGGTGTGTTAGGTCTGAAGTCACACTTGTGCATAGAGCAGAAACTGAGGTCACAGCTCGCAGTATAACTTTCCTGCATGAAAACACAAGAAGCCTCGAGTAGTTGCTCAGGCAGCACTTCAGTACTTAGTGCAAGTTTTGAGAagtgtttgatgtgttttctctttgaatGAATTGAGGGGCTTGTGTAGAAGGTAATAGCCCAGCTGAGGCATCACAGCTTTGAACAATACATTTAGACGTCTTGTTTGATGTCAGGAAAGTAAATCGGTGATATAACATGTTGAGGCTCCCCTCTCATGCAGCTCTGTATCACAGCAGTTAAATGAAGAGGGTCGTGGGGGTGTCCTGGAAAACAAGTCACTATTGTGAAGAACAGCAAGAGCTTTATTTGTGTTGGACATGTCACTGCTTTCAATGTCCAGCCTTCTTGCACAAAACCCCATGACTGTATTACACCGAGGGAATAATTAAAGTGAGGACCCAGACTAGCAATCATATAGACACATACAGGAGTtatagtgtttgttttgcacacaCTGAAGATCAGTTTGATTCGATGTGAATAGCCTATCTTATCACTTTATTACTGCTATGTTTCTTGACTTGGTCTGGCATAATTACCAAACACTGAAGAATTTAGCGTCTGGTCTACTTCTCCCACGTTTGCCATCTTAAGAGAAACATTTATCTGTTTCCTGTTAATTTAGCAGTGAGCTGAAAATAAGGGTATCACATTAATAATTTTACAGCTGCTGCATGTGGAATTAGGAGATTTTAGGTCATGTTCTTGACCATTAGTTCTGCTTCCTCTGTGACCAACAGCATGTCGCCCTTGCTCAGTTCCGGTTCTTCAACAACAAACTGTTTGAAGTCTCGCTTGTGCAATGGTTTAACTGCACAAAAATGGATGTCAGCTCTCGTTTTCCAAATCATAAATACGTCAGTACAAGACAGGATTATCAGTTTAACTCATGAATCAAACCATTAAAATGCTTATTGGACCTTTGACAGCTCACATCAGGGTTGTAACTTGgttaaatgaaacaaagaagattctgttaaattaaaatctgtctTAATTTGTGTATGTATGAATGATATGTTGTAAAATGCCACTATCTTTATGACTCCACAGTGAAACGCTTCAGGGAGCCAAAACATGAGAGGAGGCCCTGGAGGATCTGGTAAGGCAGCTGAGCCAGCTTAAATTCATTTCTCTGCAACGGCATCAAATGAATCCCGCTGGGAGAGCCTCAGAAGGATATCAACTatcctgtctctctgcaggttcCTGGACACCTCTAAACAGGCCATCGGGATGCTCTTTATTCACTTCGCTAATGTGTACTTGTCAGACCTCACAGAGGAGGATCCCTGCTCACTGTGAGTCAATCCTGCATTTGACCTTCCTCCACAGAGCTTCCTAATAGATTTCCAAGaaactgtgttaaaatgttggAGAGCTCTCCCTGCAGCTtagttaacatttattttctgtctctcccagATACCTCATTAACTTCCTGTTGGATGCTTCTCTGGGCATGTTGCTGATCTATGCTGGGGTGAGAGCCGTCAGTGCTATTGTGGAGTGGAGGCAGTGGGAGTCTCTGCGTTTTGGAGAATATGGTGAGGACCGTGTGTGAGTGGTAAGGTGGGAGCTGTAGCACATCCCTAAAATGCCTGCAATGCCCAATGGAGGGCAGTAGCTGCCATCAGTACTGCAGCGCTGCAATGTCATTTCTAACCTTGCCAGTGCCTTCTTTTGTCCCAATGACCGCTTGTGTACCTCTGAAGCACAGAAATCTAATAATGATCAAAGCTGTATCTGAAAACCAAAGCagatttttctctctgtaatctgtctctctttctttgtgtgtgtgtgtgtgtgtgtgtgtgtgtgtgtgtgtgtgtgtgtgtgtgtgtgtgtgtgtgtgtgtgtgtgtgtgtgtgtttttaggagAGCCAGTGCAGTGCACAGCCTGGTTGGGCCAGTGTATCCTCTACATCCTCATCATGATGTTTGAGAAAGTCCTTATCATGCTGGTTCTCCTCATCCCCCAGTGGAAGAAGGTCAGAAAAAATTATTTGAGTGATAGCAGGTGAAATTAGCACCATTTGATGCcatactgattttttttttctagacaAATTCTCAATATTAAAAAGGCGCTGCAGCATTTTTCAGAGTTATAAAGTTGCTTTTTGACCACATCAGGATTAGTCAAGGAAAAATACCTTTGTGTTTTGATGCCTGATTTCACACAGTAAGCTGGTTTCATGGGTAGTCCTTAAAGTCTGAAACACTGGAAGAACTTCTACACTGTGTACAATACAACATATTagagacacataaaaacatgttccctgaccgggaatcgaacccgggccgcgGCGGTGAGAGCGCCGAATCCTAACCACTAGACCACCAGGGACAGCTGTTAGTGCATGAATAGCATGTCGTCTGGAATCTGTGGACTTTAAAAAGGACTGGTTGCAGTCCCATAAATTGCCTCTAGTGGTGGCAGTATCACTCAGAAATACTAGAAGTTTTCAAGTGAAAAACAGTGCTTGAGAGGCCTGTCCTCTCCAATTCCTGTTGTACTTTTTTCTGAATATTGTGCAGGCCTagtctttaaatatgtttaattatgtttttatccaACACACTAAATAAGAAACAGGGTAGTATATTTTGTTTACAGTCTAATCACTATGACAGTGGATCACTAAAATGCAAGCCACTTTTATGTGATGGTACAGGCAGGATTAAACACAACACTAGTCAGCAAAGCAAACCCACTTATCAATCTTCATAAGACAGGCCCTTGATTGTTAAAGTACAAATGCAGTCCTTTCAAACTGCCCAGTGGagtttttatgtaaatgtgtaaaacaagCAAAAGTTATGTACAGCGtatcagaattcctttattaatCCCACAAACGGGGaaatttttgaatttttttaaagtagTATTTTAAACCcagcattgtttacatccatgttaaagtgaaactctcgccaaaatgtAACCTAGGCTTTGTTTGTGAAGGAACCAGAGTCcaaccttcgtgtaaaagcataattacaacgaaaaagacacttttaagatttaccttcaaaaagaaggtttttaaacaactcacgttagcaaTAGCAGTAGCCGTCCTACCAGTCGAGAAGAGTCGATCCCTGAGTgcgacgtaacatggaggagagtaaaggtggaaagctcctaaagcgtcgcaactgaagaagcctcttggatgagaggtgagtGTTTGCTGTCAAAGGTACAGAAAGTGACATAAGAAGGTGTTCCCtgaccgggaatcgaacccgggccgcgGCGGTGAGAGCGCCGAATCCTAACCACTAGACCACCAGGGACACTCGCGCCATGGTTTCCTCTGTTCACAACCAGCCTATAGTAGTGGTCTACAGAAACCCTACGAGACACAGTACCACTAGCTATAAATTTGATATTACTGTAGTTAATTCAGACAAACCATATTTGAGAGACAGCAGGTGAAATTGGTACCATTTAATGCcatactgatttttttcttgacaaATTCTCAATACTAAAAAGGTGCTGCAGCATTCTTCAGAGTTATTAAGTTGCTTTTTGATTCACAAGTTATGTAGC
This Pagrus major chromosome 6, Pma_NU_1.0 DNA region includes the following protein-coding sequences:
- the stimate gene encoding store-operated calcium entry regulator STIMATE, which translates into the protein MDVVSGVNMLPQLGDVALAAPGREGLPAVSFTNTSVSSSPTPGTDNRGCENGALMDSFGIFLQGLLAMVAFSTLMLKRFREPKHERRPWRIWFLDTSKQAIGMLFIHFANVYLSDLTEEDPCSLYLINFLLDASLGMLLIYAGVRAVSAIVEWRQWESLRFGEYGEPVQCTAWLGQCILYILIMMFEKVLIMLVLLIPQWKKLALLNPIENPDLELAIVMLIVPFFVNALMFWVVDNFLMKKHRTKAKLEEREEDSRGNSKVRYRRALSHDDSESEILFSADDEMDESDEDDVRRLTGMKTVKKKKLRMGIPV